One stretch of Armigeres subalbatus isolate Guangzhou_Male chromosome 2, GZ_Asu_2, whole genome shotgun sequence DNA includes these proteins:
- the LOC134213419 gene encoding GTPase-activating protein CdGAPr-like isoform X1, producing MMSHSSANKHTPAAVSFVANNLETASSTSSGPILVAKMSEKVRTTSDSESEINYDLFSTSVTSDGGASSSVMNTSQISNASNDSTHIKSANLTRSQNVGGSCRFPKLEECAHFHYERVQLGKLSVKLVSEEKTDSQLQGQSGQSSLLASTDLSSSQTSNAANGVINLLGGKNNWFILRITAGRSDSFLIKRSFENMRFLDEMLHRCVYDRRVSELEDLKELDISDRVDDELETIVAVYVNRLSVIASDAMTCGPVLTWLQIDNKGRRLPVADEETMKSINTPAVGAAYGVRRYVAQACDEISIEVGDMISVIDMPSPAESIWWRGKKSHLQKNQYEVGFFPQSCVATIGDKVPRHMPFPAPLVGSLAVSPTKPVLRKHGKLIAFFRSFILSRPSRRRLKQSGIYKERVFSCDLGEHLLNSGQDIPMVLKCCAEFIEEYGIVDGIYRLSGITSNIQKLRRAFDEERIPDLTHPEIKQDIHAVSSLLKMYFRELPNPLCTYQLYDHFVDAIQTRLEASTDLKLRLIRQTVQKLPPPHYRTLKYLATHLFKISRHSASTGMTERNIAIVWAPNLLRSPALESGGVAALRGVGVQAVVTEYLISNCEQIFDDSGDDFGSHYIESQPNSLSDSNSLQIHSGLDQDLSLSMERPKSLSVGGAKLLSLEEARIRRNCMENAEKTIPINITNTSTHIGSYIEVGGGPSSLPDKYHTVLPVPRSWNKRKSHSSWKSIFTRQPRQSNSNQDIKEYSNPTTPTNKDPPVIVTNGRALNEERSVKPDQNGAMKESNSGVMQEKMTKSVDIFDGKSLTIDSCARSNSVDSLRTTGHSRSVSHDSYFDLLQSPLRGGVVTCPSRELSELGLNFDREEPEMRIFSESESLVSSPKVAKESTRRTLRARPEEYTSGGNSVNPSPKKQPRLNIQSPQDASKPQWMMASAETGSLNPDESLCKRYKLEDQLSDIQYIDCNTPEHNISSGGSSLNSNTIFTSAQVHKPPLQEDSDDEHELIGIRNSYPGPQYSYVKYDSPIKETRFSYPGMCAKNKESSSALKEQEMNVDDQHQTHLQKNGSSLYESFILSSQASSKPPKYPGRYSYYQTGSGISGNNDEGRDDELQVVPRSCSENVIRKSDTQKSKLSVMTPQSPVQSPCYSLLVGSTTSSDNSSNMTTPVYEMDVAAVIGQQQQQPLEKTKDETEPRDIKALKRELSLDLSEVSAKAATGKQLATKKNSSPNTPSNFASDNTTNTTTTTTSQSMTPSEFCYHNLNPELSPGELATFAQKVAPGNKPGTPIKATINITYNVRSPVRKEQDESIFRSSPINSCGSLTPTSLKYLEQGDEPLKASECDLLEEEEYQRERRSIYENVLVTPMEPQPVKDTKRLLETNFDETMVYEQVKFYKNAVSQVNEMLGGEPEGNQNVVPGELTPSNLVDLSISEYEAKVPEADSMEKKSKVKLKIKEDEDEEEDEEENTDGINNNKRDSRVGTDSSHSEIKEKVDFVMTSKSEEESDDVPMSDVNDDSLEFDNTDVSLYENVELRKKPFAPVYENMIPGPIGLVTSTLKSTTDDDFSSFCADRSDMDNEMEYRIEIPPKIEIKPITNNISVKQLATKFETSPVDVNPPFDFHHQSKLNNNRGSAGPVVTIRNKSAKDYQNLTNITRSLDENAFVREFGSARKLESFNKSIQQIPEIDNILNENNPNRRKSLDFTRPKSLNPPKKLPTLVGEGIENLKDHVHTPHDCCRQQQHQQQKSSPPSDLKLDLSTKIEDTKEARAYNVRITPTTENRISLVQYNYDNRLNRKDNPQQQQEEDRNSITSISSLKMLGSCKLDRSRIEKIKEERRHQLSEKYRSESFKGERGDYAKLKSKSKSELRDLQDTDSIDPGKKYDSLRFRSKSRVELSDQPYNLDHNLSTAVSLNTVMASSMMIPAGRTRRISDEKNQNDCIASSSPPRSTVSSNIPPDASISQVCDSKFELKTRQKFDKRGSTSSMTEYPLASVTAGRERDSFNGGSNKSFARNGSSGTHCFISRMLYILTLRRLQNVFEVLHSIIVNLALLQNTKQKLRRNRPCTTIQRVI from the exons ATGATGAGTCACTCCAGTGCCAATAAACACACTCCTGCTGCGGTGTCATTCGTCGCCAACAACCTAGAGACTGCTAGCAGCACCAGTAGTGGGCCCATCCTCGTCGCCAAAATGTCTGAAAAGGTCCGCACCACCAGCGACAGCGAATCGGAAATCAACTACGATTTGTTCAGCACCAGCGTAACTTCGGACGGCGGAGCGTCATCATCGGTGATGAACACGTCGCAAATTTCCAACGCTTCCAACGATTCGACGCACATCAAGAGTGCCAACCTGACGCGGTCGCAGAATGTCGGAGGG TCCTGTCGTTTTCCCAAGCTAGAAGAATGTGCACACTTCCACTACGAGCGGGTGCAACTTGGCAAGTTGTCCGTCAAGTTGGTGTCGGAGGAAAAGACCGATTCCCAACTTCAAGGACAGAGCGGTCAAAGTTCCCTGCTAGCCAGTACCGATCTGAGTAGTTCGCAAACCAGTAACGCTGCTAACGGTGTTATCAACCTGCTGGGTGGGAAAAATAATTGGTTCATTCTTCGTATTACGGCTGGCCGTTCGGATTCGTTCCTGATAAAGCGATCCTTCGAGAACATGCGCTTCCTGGATGAGATGCTGCACCGATGTGTGTACGATCGACGGGTGAGTGAGCTGGAAGACCTGAAGGAGCTGGATATTTCGGATAGGGTTGATGATGAGCTGGAGACGATAGTTGCGGTTTATGTGAATCGGTTGTCGGTAATTGCCTCCGATGCCATGACGTGTGGACCCGTATTGACATGGTTGCAGATCGATAACAAGGGCAGGCGGCTGCCGGTGGCCGATGAAGAAACTATGAAAAGCATCAACACACCGGCCGTTGGAGCAGCTTACGGAGTGCGAAGGTATGTCGCGCAAGCCTGTGATGAGATTTCTATTGAGGTCGGAGATATGATATCCGTTATCGATATGCCTAGTCCAGCTGAATCAATTTGGTGGCGTGGCAAGAAGAGTCATCTGCAGAAGAACCAGTATGAGGTTGGATTTTTTCCGCAAAGTTGCGTAGCTACTATTGGTGATAAAGTTCCCCGTCATATGCCGTTCCCGGCTCCACTGGTCGGTTCCTTGGCAGTGTCGCCAACTAAACCGGTCCTTAGGAAGCACGGTAAACTGATAGCATTTTTCCGCAGCTTCATCCTATCGCGGCCTTCTCGTCGACGACTGAAACAGAGTGGTATCTACAAAGAGCGCGTGTTTTCCTGTGATTTGGGTGAGCATTTGCTCAACAGTGGACAAGACATTCCAATGGTTCTGAAATGTTGCGCTGAATTTATCGAAGAGTACGGAATTGTGGATGGCATTTACCGACTATCGGGTATTACCTCCAATATACAAAAACTGAGACGTGCCTTCGACGAAGAGAGAATCCCGGATCTAACGCACCCGGAGATTAAGCAGGACATTCATGCTGTGAGTTCCTTATTGAAAATGTACTTCCGAGAACTGCCAAACCCGCTTTGCACATACCAGTTGTACGACCACTTTGTGGACGCCATCCAGACTCGTTTGGAAGCATCGACCGATCTAAAACTTCGTCTGATCCGACAGACTGTACAGAAATTGCCACCTCCGCACTATCGAACGTTGAAGTACCTAGCGACGCATCTGTTTAAAATTTCCCGTCATTCGGCTAGCACGGGAATGACTGAGCGGAACATTGCCATTGTGTGGGCTCCGAACCTTTTGCGTTCACCTGCACTTGAATCGGGAGGAGTGGCAGCTCTTCGAGGGGTAGGTGTACAGGCCGTGGTCACGGAATACCTAATCAGCAACTGTGAACAGATATTCGATGATAGTGGGGATGACTTCGGCAGCCACTATATTGAATCGCAACCCAACTCCCTTAGCGATTCCAACAGTCTCCAAATTCATAGTGGCTTGGATCAAGATCTGTCGCTGTCGATGGAGCGACCGAAGAGTTTAAGCGTGGGAGGTGCCAAATTGCTCAGTCTTGAAGAGGCTCGTATTCGGCGGAACTGCATGGAAAATGCCGAGaaaactattccaattaacATCACGAACACCTCGACGCACATCGGTTCATACATCGAAGTTGGTGGCGGCCCATCCAGTCTGCCCGATAAGTATCATACTGTCCTTCCGGTGCCAAG AAGCTGGAATAAACGAAAATCTCATTCATCGTGGAAGTCCATTTTTACACGGCAACCACGACAATCGAACAGCAATCAGGACATCAAGGAGTATAGTAATCCTACCACGCCTACCAACAAAGATCCACCAGTTATAGTGACAAACGGACGAGCGTTGAACGAGGAACGATCCGTCAAGCCAGACCAGAATGGCGCCATGAAGGAAAGCAACAGCGGTGTAATGCAGGAAAAGATGACGAAGA GTGTGGACATATTTGATGGGAAATCGCTCACGATCGATTCGTGCGCCCGGTCCAATTCGGTTGATAGCTTACGGACCACCGGCCACAGTCGATCGGTTTCCCACGATTCGTATTTCGATTTACTGCAGTCGCCGCTGAGAGGTGGCGTGGTAACCTGTCCTAGTCGCGAACTTTCTGAACTGGGGCTAAACTTTGACCGCGAGGAGCCTGAAATGAGAATTTTCTCCGAGAGCGAAAGTTTAGTGAGTAGTCCGAAGGTGGCCAAAGAG TCTACGCGGCGTACACTCCGAGCCAGACCGGAAGAATACACCAGTGGAGGCAATAGTGTGAATCCTAGTCCCAAGAAGCAGCCTCGATTGAATATCCAGAGCCCTCAAGACGCCAGCAAGCCCCAATGGATGATGGCATCAGCGGAGACGGGCTCACTTAACCCGGACGAAAGCCTTTGCAAGCGATACAAGCTAGAGGATCAATTGAGTGACATTCAGTATATCGATTGTAATACTCCGGAACACAACATTTCTAGCGGAGGGTCGTCGTTAAATAGTAACACGATATTTACAAGTGCTCAAGTTCACAAGCCGCCACTACAGGAGGACTCCGATGACGAACATGAATTAATTGGAATCAGGAACTCATATCCAGGACCTCAGTACAGTTATGTCAAGTACGATTCCCCCATAAAGGAGACCCGGTTTAGCTACCCGGGAATGTGTGCCAAAAACAAGGAAAGCAGTAGTGCTTTGAAAGAGCAGGAAATGAACGTGGATGATCAACATCAAACGCATTTGCAAAAGAATGGATCTTCACTGTATGAAAG TTTCATACTGTCCAGCCAAGCCTCATCAAAGCCCCCAAAGTATCCAGGTCGTTATAGCTACTACCAGACCGGAAGTGGCATCTCGGGAAATAATGATGAGGGAAGGGATGATGAACTGCAGGTCGTCCCCAGGAGCTGTTCGGAGAATGTGATAAGAAAAAGTGACACCCAAAAAAGTAAGCTGAGTGTGATGACCCCGCAGTCACCGGTACAAAGTCCATGTTACTCGTTGCTGGTAGGCTCGACGACGAGTTCTGATAATAGTAGCAATATGACAACTCCGGTGTACGAAATGGACGTGGCGGCCGTTATTggccagcagcaacagcagccatTAGAGAAAACCAAAGATGAAACTGAACCGAGAGATATTAAAGCCTTGAAGCGCGAGCTTTCGCTAGACCTTAGCGAAGTCAGCGCCAAAGCTGCCACGGGAAAACAGTTGGCCACGAAGAAAAATTCCTCCCCGAATACTCCTTCTAATTTTGCATCAGATAATACGACCAATACGACAACGACTACCACTAGTCAATCGATGACGCCAAGCGAGTTTTGCTATCATAATCTTAACCCAGAGTTATCTCCCGGGGAACTCGCAACTTTTGCACAGAAAGTTGCTCCAGGCAACAAGCCCGGAACTCCTATAAAGGCCACGATCAATATTACGTACAACGTAAGGTCACCTGTTCGAAAAGAGCAAGACGAGAGTATCTTTCGATCGTCACCGATAAACTCGTGCGGTTCGCTCACTCCAACATCTCTGAAATATCTGGAACAAGGCGATGAACCGTTGAAAGCATCAGAATGCGATCTGTTAGAAGAGGAAGAGTATCAACGGGAGCGACGAAGCATTTATGAAAACGTTCTCGTTACCCCAATGGAGCCGCAGCCAGTGAAAGATACTAAGAGACTCTTGGAGACTAATTTCGACGAAACAATGGTATACGAGCAGGTCAAATTCTATAAAAATGCTGTGTCACAAGTGAATGAAATGTTAGGAGGGGAACCTGAGGGGAACCAGAATGTGGTCCCGGGTGAGTTAACGCCTTCCAATCTGGTAGATCTCTCGATCAGTGAATATGAAGCAAAAGTACCTGAAGCAGACTCAATggagaaaaaatcaaaagtCAAGCTAAAAATCAAAGAggatgaagatgaagaagaagacgaggaagagaatacagatggtatcaataacaataaacgTGATTCTCGAGTTGGTACCGATTCTTCACATTCTGAAATCAAAGAGAAAGTAGATTTTGTTATGACTAGCAAAAGCGAAGAGGAAAGCGATGATGTTCCCATGTCTGACGTAAACGATGATAGTTTAGAGTTCGACAACACGGATGTGTCTTTGTATGAAAATGTAGAACTGCGGAAAAAACCTTTTGCCCCGGTTTATGAGAATATGATTCCAGGTCCGATTGGATTGGTAACATCGACGCTCAAATCCACAACCGATGatgatttttcttctttttgtgcAGATCGTAGTGACATGGACAATGAAATGGAATATCGTATCGAAATTCCTCCCAAGATTGAAATCAAACCCATCACGAACAATATTAGCGTGAAACAGTTAGCGACGAAGTTTGAAACTAGTCCCGTTGATGTAAATCCACCATTTGACTTTCACCATCAGTCGAAACTGAATAACAATCGAGGGAGTGCTGGTCCCGTTGTAACAATTCGTAACAAATCCGCAAAAGACTATCAAAATCTAACAAATATTACACGAAGCTTAGATGAAAACGCGTTCGTTCGGGAATTTGGCAGTGCACGTAAGTTAGAAAGCTTCAACAAAAGCATCCAACAAATCCCTGAAATTGATAATATCCTCAACGAGAACAATCCGAATCGACGCAAGTCATTAGATTTCACTAGACCAAAGAGCCTAAATCCACCGAAGAAACTTCCCACCCTTGTAGGAGAAGGCATTGAAAATCTCAAGGACCATGTCCATACACCACACGACTGCTGCCGTCAGCAACAACACCAACAGCAAAAATCCTCACCGCCGTCGGATCTCAAACTGGATCTATCCACCAAAATCGAGGACACCAAAGAAGCCCGAGCGTATAATGTCCGAATCACACCAACCACCGAGAACCGAATCTCACTTGTCCAGTACAACTACGACAACCGACTCAATCGGAAAGACAATCCACAGCAGCAGCAGGAGGAAGACCGCAACAGTATAACGAGCATCTCCAGTCTCAAAATGTTGGGCAGCTGCAAATTGGACCGCAGTCGGATCGAGAAAATCAAAGAAGAACGTCGCCACCAACTCAGCGAAAAATACCGGTCGGAATCCTTCAAAGGCGAACGGGGCGACTACGCAAAACTGAAATCTAAGTCCAAATCGGAGCTGCGGGATCTGCAAGATACCGACTCAATCGATCCTGGCAAAAAGTACGATTCGTTACGATTCCGCTCCAAATCCCGCGTCGAACTATCTGATCAGCCGTACAACCTCGATCATAACTTATCGACGGCCGTTTCGTTGAACACGGTGATGGCTTCGTCGATGATGATTCCCGCGGGTCGAACGCGACGCATAAGCGACGAAAAAAATCAGAACGATTGTATCGCAAGTTCATCTCCGCCCCGCAGCACCGTCAGCAGTAACATTCCACCCGATGCCAGCATATCGCAGGTTTGTGATAGTAAGTTTGAGTTGAAAACTCGCCAGAAATTCGACAAACGGGGCAGCACCAGTAGCATGACGGAGTATCCGCTGGCATCGGTTACGGCCGGTCGGGAACGCGACAGTTTTAACGGTGGATCGAATAAGAGTTTCGCCAGGAATGGTTCCAGTGGAACGCA CTGCTTCATCTCGAGAATGCTCTATATCCTCACGCTCCGGAGACTCCAGAATGTCTTCGAAGTACTGCACAGCATCATTGTTAATCTTGCGCTGCTGCAAAACACCAAACAAAAGCTTCGACGGAACCGACCCTGTACCACGATTCAGCGTGTTATTTAG